Sequence from the Fragaria vesca subsp. vesca linkage group LG4, FraVesHawaii_1.0, whole genome shotgun sequence genome:
TAATTGCTATTTGCAATTTCCATATGGCAGAGGAGACAATATATATACTGATATAAAAAAAATAAAAATAAAAAAATAAAAAAAGGAGACAATATATTGCCCTCGTGAATTATGATCACCTATATTATCACAAACTCGAATTTTTCTACTATACATATGTGTATAGCATACATCAAGACGGCTCACGGCTTGATGTATGTTATACAAATGTGTATAACAGCCGAACCCCACAAACTCATCTAATTTCAATTCCATCATTCCACATCACCAAAGGCTTGGAGCAAGGAGGAGGAAGCACTCACCATCCATGATATTGGAGACCCATGCATCTCCAAATCTTCACTTCCATCGATCATTACTCATTTCTAACTCTTTTGCTCTTTAATTTTGATGTATTTTTTAATGTTGGAATTTGTTTATCATGTTATGACTTAATGTCACAAAGCAAGGAATACATGAAGTAGGATAATGCAACAAAAGAAAGACAAAAAAAATAAAGGTTAAGCAACCATTTTGTTTCCCCAAGCAGTCAAGCTCGATCATAACCTAGTTCTTCTAGCGTAAGCGTTCTTCAATCTCCTCCAGAAATGCCTTCAGATTTTTGTGAGATGAACCACCTTCACTCACAGCCTCTCTTGCCAGATCCTTCCATTTCTTAGCGTTCCTCCTCATCTTATCACTTTCCATCACCAAATCCAGGCACCTCTTAATTTCCTCACCCACAACAACACCCTCCTCATTCCGTTCCACCCTCACTCCTGTCTTCCACGAGTCCTCTATCAACTTGGCATTTGTGCCTTGGTCTGACCACTGAGGAAACGCCACCACCGGAACCCCGCAAACCAAACTCTCCAAGGTTGAATTCCAGCCGCAATGTGTAACAAAACACCCTAATGAAGGATTTGAAAGAACCTCCACCTGACTACACCACGGGACTATCATCCCAAGCTCTTCTAGTTCCGCTCTACAACTCAGTTCCTCTTCTTCTTCTTTTTCTTCCTTACCTTCTCCCTTCTTTTGGTTCTCTCTAATCACCCACAGAAACGGACGTCCACAATCCAGCAACCCTTTTGCAAGTTCCTCCATTTGATTCTTGGATAGCACGGAAATGGATCCAAACGAGACATAAACTACCGACTGTTCAGGCTTCGAATTCAGCCATTCCATGTAGGAGGATTCTTTTGCTTTCTGGAAAATATCGCATCCGAAAGATTTATCAGATGAATTCTTGTCGTCCAAGAAAGCAGACGGCATCAAAGGGCCGACTCCAATCAAGTTGTACTTGTCGATTGCTTTTAAGGCCCCGGGTTCTAGTGCATCAAATGTGTTCACCAGTATGATTGGCTTGCTTAGTTTTCCAAGGTCCTCGAACTGATCTTCGAACATTTGGATAACCAAACGATGTATGATAGGACTCGAAGCTAGAATGAAGGAGGGAAGGTCGCGGCTCTTGAACAATAGAGGTAATCCTGGTAGCTCTAGAGCAAAGGAAGGGTCATTGTTATCGGCACCGGTATTGTTCTTGATTAGATCTTTGTAGCCGTTGAAGTAATAGTAGTATATGTCGAACACTGTGGCCGGCTGAATCCAAGCGAGAGCGGTCGGGAGGTGAAGCTCAGTGGCCACTTCTGCGACCCAAGAGAGAAGTAAAGTGTACACTATGCAAGTGTAAGGGCGGCCCTCGTTCGCACCAGAATGGACTAGACCCACAATCGCTTGCGAGCTTCCATGCTTTAGCTCATTAAGGACATGCTGCTTATCATCTTCAGGCTTCACCCCATCGTCGTACCCGTCAGAGAAGGGAGAAAAGGTCAAGCCACTAGGAGTAGTTGAACCGTTGGCCATGCGGCGGAGGGCAGAGACAGCGGTGACAAACGTGACATGAGCGCCGGTGGTGCGGATGAGGCACTTGGCCAATTGGAGGGCGGGATTGATGTGGCCTTGAGCTGGAAATGCTATCATGATGAAGCGATGTTGAACCATGGTGGTGGTTGTGGAGTCTGGAGTTAATTTGTGTAATATAATTAGGTCTTAGATGTACAAATGATTGGTGAAGAGAAAATGGAGTGAAACTCAAAATGATATTAAGAGATTAAATAGTTCGAGAAGGACTAATTTCTGGTCTTGTGCACTCTTTTATCTTTAAATAAGTTAACAATTATGCGAGGTGATATAGATATAGATATAGATATCTCTAGCTGCGTACGTATGTTTATAACTTTGTGATAATTAGTAGGACATGCATGACATGATCGTCTTACCTAAATTTCTTTTCGTTCACCAATTAAAATTGATCATCATTTGGTAACACATGAATGGATGGATCCGACTAGCTAGCTAGCTAGGTTGGATCGATATGGTTTGAGATAGAATCAATGACAACGTACAAGTGAATGCCAAGTGTATGATAAGTATTGTGTAGTTAGCTACGCGACTATAGTTGTCTGGTACCAAACATCAGATTACAATGGTGTCATTATAGTGAAATGCAAAGCATAATGCTTGAACAAAGAATATTTCTAAACAGAAACATTGCCGACCGCACTGACTGGCTAATTTGATGCTTGGACAAGCCCCCAAATTGTCTGCAGTTTGCTATCAGAGATCGAAGAGTGTAGGGATATATATGGTCTCTCTGTCAAGGTGAAGAAACTGAGACTAGTCTGCCGCGGTACTGCTGGGTCAAGTCGTGAAAGATCCGGTGAATCGAACTTTAGCGGCCATCTTGATTGCATTTACATTTGGTTAAGGTACAACATGTAAATGAACCAAATCGCTTTGACCTAATTAATTTGGACAGAGTCGACATTACTGTAGTTCTATCTCACTATCTGGTCCAAGTTTGGCCTAACTTGATGCATGCCTAGCTAACAACTTTCAGTATTAGGATCAATGGGTCAGTTGGTTCGTACGTAAATACAGATCAGGATCGGTAGCTTATAGATTTAGCATTTAGGAGCATCGAGAAAAAATACGAACTCAGTTTATGGGAGCTTTGATCTGAAATGAAAATGGTTAGCTTATGGGAGCTTTTGCTCAACCCATTCAATGTAACTTCTCAACCCATTCAGCTGAAAGTGGCATGGGCATCTGTTTAGCTCTTGCTTGTATTCTACCTGTGGAAACTGAACCGGATACATGCATGCATGGAACTGATGAAAGTACGTAGCTAGATTAATATCAACTCTAATGAAACTTGCTGTAGTGAAGTGCGGTACGTGTTTCAGTGTTTGGTCGAATAAAGACCCTCATGCACATTGATGAAAATCCATTTTGTATGGAAATGCATGTTGGTCGCTATTGTTTAGAGGAAGGGCCAGAATGGCTTAAGATGTCGATTCAAACCGACGACTAATTAATTTGAATTTGGGTGTTCACTATCAGGCACTGATCGATCTTGGCAATTGATATGGTTAAGTATCAGGTATTATTAACTAATTTTGAATTTAGAGTGTTTATCTAGAAAATTAAGTTTTTACTGGTTCGTGCATGCATGCAAGCATACAAAGATATCGATCCTGTCGAAGAGAGCATCAAGAGATGTTAACAGATGCGCATAACTAAAGGAAAGAAAATGATAGAATGGAAAAAGCTAGGCACACTAAGCAATCATAGTCGACGTACATGCATTAATCTTTAGAGGCCTAGGCTAGAAAAGAACCATCTCCAATCTGATCCAGAAACACCTTCATATTCTTGCCAGAAGAGCCACCTTCACTCACAGCCTCTCTTGCCAGATCCTTCCATTTCTTAGCATTCATCCTCATCTTATCACTTTCCATCACCAAATCCAAACACCTCTTAATTTCCTCACCCACAACAACACCCTCCTCATTCGGTTCCACCCTCACTCCTGTCTTCCAAGTGTCCTCTATCAGCTTGGCATTTGTCCCTTGGTCTGTCCACTGTGGAAACGCCACCACCGGCACCCCAGAAACCAAACTCTCCAAGGTTGAATTCCAGCCGCAATGTGTCACAAAACAACCCAATGAAGGATTTGATAGAACCTCCACTTGACTACACCACGGCACTATCATCCCAAGCTCCTCTAGTTCCTCTCTGCAACTCACTTTGTCTTCTTCTTTCTCTCCGTTCTTCTGGTTTTCTCTAATCACCCACAAAAACGGACGACCCGATATCAACAACCCTTTTGCAATTTCCTCCATTTGAATCTTGGACAGCACGGAAATGCTCCCAAAGGAGACGTATACCACAGACTCTTTTGGCTTTGAGTTCAGCCATGCAAGGTACGCTGAGTCCTTTGATTTATCAAATAAATCGCCTCCGAATGATTCATCAGATGGATCCTTGCCGTCCAAGAAAAAAGAGGGTATTAAAGGACCGATTCCGATCAAGTTGTACTTTTCAATTGCTTTCAAGGCCTCCGGCTCCAGTGCATCGAACGTGTTCACTAGGATGGTTGGCTTGCTTTCTTTTCCTAGTTGCTCGAACTGTTCTTCAAACAATGGCAAAGCAAAATCGTACGGATTCGAATTGGAATCCACCATGAAGGAGGGAAGGTCGCGGCTCTTCAGCGATAGTGGCAGTCCCGGTAATTGTACTCCATGGCAAGGATCACAATTGTTAGTCATAGCACTGTTTCTAATGAGATTTTTGTAGCCGTTGAAGTAATAGAAGTATATGTCGAACACTGTGGCGGGCTGAATCCATACGAGCGCAGCCGGGAGTTGAAGTTCACTCGCCACTTTCGCCACCCAAGAGAGTAATATGGTGTACACTATGCAAGTGTAAGGGCGTCCCTCATTAGCACTGGACATCACGATATCTGTGATTGCTTGCGAGCCACGGCGCCTTAATTCGGACATGTAGTGATGTATGTCAATATCCCCGGGCTTAAACCCGTCGTCATAGCCGTCAGAGAAGGGAGCAAAGGTCAGGCCACGAGGCATACTTGAGCCATTGGCTATGCGGCGGTGGGCAGATAGGGCTGTGACAAACGTCATGTCAGCGTCGGTGGTTCTGATGAGACGCTTGACAAATTGCAAGGAAGGATTGATGTGGCCTTGAGCAGGGAATGTGACGAGAAGGAAGCGGTGTTGTGTCATGGTGGTGGTTGCGGTTGTGTAGGCGTGTTATGCAGCGTAACATATATATGTGTTTGGGTCCTCTGGGATGTCTGGTGCAAAAATTGTACCAGGTATTGATTGGATGGCTTAAGATTGTTGTAGAAGAAGTATTGATGTTGGGAGATGCAAGATGTAAGGGGAAGATAGGAGAGCATGTCGAGAGTGTAAATATAAATGGATGGGGTGAGAGATGAGAGAGAGCAAAAATGTCGTTTGGGGTGACAAGGCGGAGACAAGAAAGATGAGAAGGCTAATTTGTGGTGTTGCGGACATGAGGCTTCTTCTGTCACAGGTGGTCGGACGTGGTAAGAGACAGAGCGAGAAAATTCATTATTGACTATTACTGACTGGTACACATGCATTGATGCATGCAACTGAATGATATGACTAACAAAACAAAAGTGGTGGTCGGCAAATTTGAATTCATAATAAAGAGCCCTCATGCGTATATTACAAAAGATATTTTGTATGGAAATACATGATAGTCGTTGTTGCATGTTTAGACAAAGGGCCGCGCCAGGATGGCTTAGGAATATGTCGATTCAAACCGATCGACTAATTAATTTGAATTGTAACATTTCTTCTCATATATAAACAAACAGTTGAAAGTCGATTTCTCTAGGCATGAATTTGGGTGTTCACTATTAGGCACTGATCATTGGCAATTGATATGGTTAACTGGTTAAATATTAACTAATTTTGAATTTAGATTGTTAATCTAGAAATCAAGTTTTTACTGGTTCGTGCATGCATGCAAAGCATACAACATGCAAAGCATACAACTCAAAGATTGATATCCCTTTCACGAGAGGTATACCTCATTGAATTTTTTGAGACGATATCAGCCCCACACTTCAGTTACTAGATTAAGCGTCTCCAATGTCCACATATCAAAAAAGAATTTTCTTCGCCAGAAATAATTCTACGTATCAATTCGCCAATGCCCGCTACATTTTTCTCCAAGAAAATATTGGTTTACAATTTCTATCAACTCAAACTATTATTTCATAAGATGTTAACAGATAGATGTTAACGTGCATGACTAAATAAGAGAGAGCGGAAAAAGGCACACACTAGCTAAGCGAACATAGTCGTTAACAGACGTACATGCATGAATCTTTAGAGGCCTTAGGCTAGAAAACAACCATCTCCAATCTGATCCAGAAACACCTTCATGTTCTTGTCAGAAGAGCCACCTTCACCCACAGCCTCTCTTGCCAGACCCTTCCATTTCTTAGCATTCATCCTCATCTTATCACTTTCCATCACCAAATCCAAACACCTCTTAATTTCCTCACCCACAACACCACCCTCCTCATTCGGTTCCACCCTCACTCCTGTCTTCCAAGTGTCCTCTATCAGCTTGGCATTTGTGCCTTGGTCGGTCCATTGTGGAAACGCCACCACCGGGACACCAGAAACCAAACTCTCCATCGTTGAATTCCAGCCGCAATGTGTCACAAAGCAACCTAATGAAGGATTTGATAGAACTTCCACTTGACTACACCACGGGACTATCATCCCAAGCTCCTCTAGTTCCTCTCTGCAACTCACTTTGTCTTCTTCTTTACCTTCTCCGTTCTTTTGGTTTTCTCTAATCACCCACAAAAACGGACGACCGGATAGCAACAACCCTTTTGCGATTTCCTCCATTTGAATCTTGGACAATACGGAAATGCTCCCGAACGAGACGTATACGACAGACTCTTTTGGCTTTGAGTTCAGCCAACCTAGGTACACCGAGTCCTTTGATTTCTCAAATAAATCGCCTCCGAAAGATTTATCGGATGGATCCTTGCCGTCCAAGTAAGCAGAGGGTATTAGAGGACCGATTCCGATCAAGTTGTACTTGTCGATTGCTTTCAAGGCCTCCGGCTCAAGTGCGTCGAACGTGTTCACCAGGATGGTTGGCTTGCTTTCTTTTCCTAGCTGCTCGAACTGTTCTTTGAACAGTGGCAAAGCAAAATCGTAGGGATTTGAATCCACCATGAAGGAGGGAAGGTCGCGGCTCTTCAGCGCTAGTGGCAGTCCTGGTAATTCTACTCCATGGCAAGGATCACAACTTTTAGCCGTAGCATTGTTTCTGATGAGATCTTTGTAGCCGTTGAGGTAATAGTAGTATATGTCGAACACTGTGGCCGGCTGAATCCAA
This genomic interval carries:
- the LOC101313107 gene encoding UDP-glycosyltransferase 75D1-like — translated: MVQHRFIMIAFPAQGHINPALQLAKCLIRTTGAHVTFVTAVSALRRMANGSTTPSGLTFSPFSDGYDDGVKPEDDKQHVLNELKHGSSQAIVGLVHSGANEGRPYTCIVYTLLLSWVAEVATELHLPTALAWIQPATVFDIYYYYFNGYKDLIKNNTGADNNDPSFALELPGLPLLFKSRDLPSFILASSPIIHRLVIQMFEDQFEDLGKLSKPIILVNTFDALEPGALKAIDKYNLIGVGPLMPSAFLDDKNSSDKSFGCDIFQKAKESSYMEWLNSKPEQSVVYVSFGSISVLSKNQMEELAKGLLDCGRPFLWVIRENQKKGEGKEEKEEEEELSCRAELEELGMIVPWCSQVEVLSNPSLGCFVTHCGWNSTLESLVCGVPVVAFPQWSDQGTNAKLIEDSWKTGVRVERNEEGVVVGEEIKRCLDLVMESDKMRRNAKKWKDLAREAVSEGGSSHKNLKAFLEEIEERLR
- the LOC101306231 gene encoding UDP-glycosyltransferase 75D1-like; the encoded protein is MTQHRFLLVTFPAQGHINPSLQFVKRLIRTTDADMTFVTALSAHRRIANGSSMPRGLTFAPFSDGYDDGFKPGDIDIHHYMSELRRRGSQAITDIVMSSANEGRPYTCIVYTILLSWVAKVASELQLPAALVWIQPATVFDIYFYYFNGYKNLIRNSAMTNNCDPCHGVQLPGLPLSLKSRDLPSFMVDSNSNPYDFALPLFEEQFEQLGKESKPTILVNTFDALEPEALKAIEKYNLIGIGPLIPSFFLDGKDPSDESFGGDLFDKSKDSAYLAWLNSKPKESVVYVSFGSISVLSKIQMEEIAKGLLISGRPFLWVIRENQKNGEKEEDKVSCREELEELGMIVPWCSQVEVLSNPSLGCFVTHCGWNSTLESLVSGVPVVAFPQWTDQGTNAKLIEDTWKTGVRVEPNEEGVVVGEEIKRCLDLVMESDKMRMNAKKWKDLAREAVSEGGSSGKNMKVFLDQIGDGSFLA
- the LOC101309923 gene encoding UDP-glycosyltransferase 75D1-like, which codes for MTQHRFLLVTYPAQGHINPSLQFVKCLIRTTGAEVTYVTALSAHRRIGNSSSKPRGLTFAPFSDGYDDGLKPGDDIPHYLSELRRRGSHALADIVVSSANEGRPYTCIVYTILLPWVAQVASELHLPAALVWIQPATVFDIYYYYLNGYKDLIRNNATAKSCDPCHGVELPGLPLALKSRDLPSFMVDSNPYDFALPLFKEQFEQLGKESKPTILVNTFDALEPEALKAIDKYNLIGIGPLIPSAYLDGKDPSDKSFGGDLFEKSKDSVYLGWLNSKPKESVVYVSFGSISVLSKIQMEEIAKGLLLSGRPFLWVIRENQKNGEGKEEDKVSCREELEELGMIVPWCSQVEVLSNPSLGCFVTHCGWNSTMESLVSGVPVVAFPQWTDQGTNAKLIEDTWKTGVRVEPNEEGGVVGEEIKRCLDLVMESDKMRMNAKKWKGLAREAVGEGGSSDKNMKVFLDQIGDGCFLA